In a single window of the Mucilaginibacter defluvii genome:
- a CDS encoding exopolyphosphatase has product MNKRVAVMDLGTNTFHLLITQGGINDYTVLEHEHIAVRIGEGGINKGTIQPEAFARGLATMQQFSRLIDKHHVDRVRAIATSALRNAGNGQDFISQVKELTGIQIEIINGDTEAGLIYEGIKASGCLSANNTLIMDIGGGSVEFILGNNEGIIWKQSFEIGAARLMDKFHKTDPIPQASIVELNAYLEEKLQPLFDAVDQHKVDTLIGSSGAFETFTELIEKPKKKDFRLKDIRNYSFSTGELISVTDAVIASSHRDRASNQAIIPVRVDMIVVASLITRFVMQKLNINNVAMSTYSLKEGVLATELAV; this is encoded by the coding sequence ATGAATAAACGAGTCGCGGTGATGGACCTTGGTACCAATACTTTTCATTTGCTTATTACCCAGGGGGGCATTAACGATTATACCGTTTTAGAGCACGAGCACATCGCGGTCAGGATTGGAGAGGGCGGCATTAATAAAGGCACCATACAGCCCGAAGCCTTTGCAAGGGGCTTGGCTACCATGCAGCAGTTCAGCCGATTGATTGACAAGCATCATGTTGACCGTGTGCGTGCCATCGCTACTTCAGCGTTGCGCAATGCGGGCAACGGACAGGATTTTATCAGCCAGGTAAAAGAACTTACCGGGATACAGATCGAGATCATTAATGGCGATACCGAGGCGGGTTTAATCTATGAGGGTATTAAGGCATCCGGCTGCCTATCTGCCAATAATACGCTGATTATGGATATTGGCGGCGGAAGCGTAGAGTTTATTTTGGGTAATAACGAAGGCATCATCTGGAAACAAAGTTTTGAGATAGGTGCCGCCCGGCTGATGGACAAATTTCACAAAACCGACCCGATACCGCAAGCATCCATTGTCGAATTAAATGCTTATCTGGAGGAAAAACTGCAACCCTTGTTTGATGCCGTCGATCAACATAAAGTTGATACGCTGATAGGCTCATCGGGGGCATTTGAAACTTTTACGGAGCTGATAGAAAAACCAAAGAAAAAGGATTTCAGGTTAAAAGATATCCGCAATTATTCATTCAGCACAGGTGAATTGATCAGCGTTACTGACGCGGTGATAGCATCATCTCACCGGGACAGGGCATCAAACCAAGCCATTATCCCTGTCAGGGTTGACATGATCGTAGTGGCATCGCTTATTACCCGCTTTGTAATGCAAAAGTTAAACATTAACAATGTAGCCATGTCAACCTACTCACTTAAAGAAGGAGTTTTGGCGACGGAATTGGCTGTTTAA
- a CDS encoding radical SAM protein: protein MPERPYIYYDFTLSICSTCLRRVDAKIVFEDEKVYMLKVCPRHGREKVLIATDIEYYKNCRNYAKRSEMPLRFNTATHYGCPYDCGLCADHEQHSCLTVIEVTDRCNLTCPTCYAMSSPHYGRHRTLEEIEQMLDVVVRNEGQPDVIQLSGGEPTVHPQFFEILDIAKTKPIKHLMLNTNGIRIAKDEAFVERLATYMPDFEIYLQFDSFEQQALEKLRGEDLRWVREKAIEHLNKYNLSTTLVVTLQKGVNTHEIGKIIEYALKQRCVRGVTFQPTQQAGRLENYDEATERYTMTEVRSAILEQTSIFNHNDLIPVPCNPDALVMGYALKLGNQVFPLTRMINPDDLLDNSKNTIVYEQDEQLKLHLLNMFSTGNSVDKAKEHLKSIMCCLPEIDAPNLGYDNLFRVIIMNFIDARNFDVRAIKKSCVHIVNKDMKIIPFETMNLFYRDDKIEYLNQLRNEIPV, encoded by the coding sequence ATGCCTGAACGTCCGTACATTTATTATGATTTTACCCTCAGCATTTGCTCAACCTGCCTGCGTCGCGTTGATGCCAAAATAGTTTTTGAGGATGAAAAGGTATACATGCTAAAGGTATGCCCCAGGCATGGCCGCGAAAAAGTTTTGATAGCCACAGACATTGAATACTATAAAAACTGCCGCAACTATGCCAAGCGCAGCGAGATGCCTTTGCGGTTCAATACTGCTACGCACTACGGCTGCCCGTATGACTGCGGCCTGTGTGCCGACCACGAGCAGCACTCATGCCTTACGGTTATAGAAGTAACCGACCGATGTAACCTTACCTGCCCGACCTGCTATGCCATGTCATCGCCGCACTACGGGCGGCACCGTACCCTGGAGGAGATTGAGCAGATGCTGGATGTGGTGGTACGTAACGAGGGGCAGCCTGACGTTATACAACTGAGCGGCGGTGAACCTACTGTACACCCCCAGTTTTTTGAGATACTGGATATTGCCAAAACCAAGCCTATAAAACACCTGATGCTGAATACAAACGGCATCCGCATAGCCAAGGATGAAGCCTTTGTAGAACGATTAGCCACCTACATGCCCGATTTCGAGATATATCTGCAATTCGACTCGTTTGAGCAGCAGGCACTTGAAAAGCTGCGCGGAGAGGACTTACGTTGGGTGAGGGAAAAAGCTATTGAGCATCTGAATAAGTATAACCTATCGACCACGCTGGTGGTAACCCTGCAAAAGGGGGTAAACACGCACGAAATAGGCAAGATAATTGAATACGCGTTAAAGCAGCGTTGTGTGCGTGGCGTAACCTTTCAGCCAACCCAGCAGGCGGGCAGGCTCGAAAATTATGATGAAGCTACCGAGCGTTATACCATGACCGAGGTGCGCAGCGCCATATTGGAGCAAACCAGCATCTTTAATCATAACGATCTGATACCGGTACCCTGCAACCCGGATGCGCTGGTAATGGGTTATGCGCTGAAACTGGGCAATCAGGTATTCCCGCTAACGCGGATGATCAACCCGGATGATCTGTTAGATAACTCAAAAAATACCATTGTTTATGAGCAGGACGAGCAATTGAAACTGCACTTGCTCAATATGTTTAGCACCGGTAATTCGGTTGATAAGGCAAAGGAGCATCTAAAATCCATCATGTGCTGCCTGCCCGAAATTGATGCGCCAAACCTGGGGTATGATAACCTGTTCAGGGTTATTATCATGAATTTTATTGACGCGCGGAACTTTGATGTACGCGCCATCAAAAAATCGTGTGTGCATATCGTTAATAAGGACATGAAGATCATCCCCTTTGAAACCATGAACCTTTTTTACCGCGATGACAAGATAGAATACCTGAACCAATTACGTAACGAAATACCTGTATAA
- a CDS encoding prolipoprotein diacylglyceryl transferase, protein MHFPVDLHIGKLSLPIHFICETLSYFIGYRYYSYLRKHVTDKITDYNRLVIFVGAAAGAFLGSHLVGILENPEYLKHLSLYNIMANKTIVGGLLGGLIGVELVKKAIGVNASSGDLMVYPLIVAMIIGRTGCFFAGLEDGTYGIASTLPWAINFGDGIHRHPTNLYEIFFWLMLWMALLSLSTKYTFADGAKFKLFMASYLLFRFFIEFIKPAYFFSFGLSVIQLVCLGGLLYYYRVFVKPSKLIAHA, encoded by the coding sequence TTGCATTTTCCTGTAGACTTACATATCGGCAAACTTTCGCTACCCATACACTTCATCTGCGAAACACTATCTTATTTCATCGGCTACCGGTATTACAGTTATCTGCGCAAGCATGTAACTGATAAAATAACTGATTATAACCGCCTGGTTATTTTTGTTGGCGCCGCTGCCGGGGCTTTTTTAGGCTCACATTTGGTCGGCATTCTTGAAAATCCTGAATATTTAAAGCATTTAAGCCTTTATAACATCATGGCCAATAAAACCATAGTAGGTGGTTTGCTCGGCGGGTTGATAGGGGTTGAGCTGGTTAAAAAAGCCATCGGGGTAAATGCTTCTTCCGGCGATCTGATGGTTTACCCCTTGATCGTCGCCATGATCATCGGCCGCACCGGCTGTTTTTTCGCCGGGTTGGAAGATGGCACTTATGGCATTGCATCCACCTTACCCTGGGCCATTAACTTTGGCGATGGGATACACCGGCATCCCACCAATTTATATGAGATCTTTTTCTGGCTGATGCTGTGGATGGCTTTACTGTCCCTAAGTACAAAATACACCTTTGCTGATGGGGCTAAGTTCAAATTATTCATGGCGAGCTACCTGTTGTTCCGGTTTTTCATCGAGTTTATAAAACCCGCTTATTTCTTTAGTTTCGGCCTTTCGGTAATACAATTGGTTTGTTTAGGTGGATTATTGTATTATTACAGGGTATTCGTCAAACCTTCAAAACTGATTGCACATGCCTGA
- a CDS encoding phytanoyl-CoA dioxygenase family protein, which translates to MFFDADEHKYNLRQDGFTMLPLVFTTDEVKAIERCIANADNSGVNFRKTADLFAIRRFFSEVPDVLPLVVNDKLKAIVRKLFGSDYFVVKSIYFDKPGNSNWFVAYHQDLTIAVKEKQPTDGYTNWTVKQGQYAVQPPIEVLENIFTVRIHLDDTDADNGALKVIAASHIKGICRPENIDWENDREYICEVPAGGVMIMKPLLLHASNRTTNNNNRRVIHIEFSSLTLPDELQWAERIEVI; encoded by the coding sequence ATGTTTTTTGACGCCGACGAGCACAAGTATAATTTAAGGCAGGATGGTTTTACCATGCTGCCTTTGGTTTTTACAACCGATGAAGTAAAAGCTATTGAGCGATGTATTGCTAATGCTGATAATTCGGGAGTAAACTTTCGTAAAACGGCTGACCTGTTCGCTATACGTCGCTTTTTTAGCGAGGTGCCTGACGTATTGCCATTGGTGGTGAACGATAAGCTAAAAGCCATAGTTCGGAAACTTTTCGGCAGCGATTATTTCGTTGTTAAAAGTATTTATTTTGATAAGCCCGGCAATTCCAACTGGTTCGTAGCCTATCATCAGGATCTGACCATCGCGGTTAAAGAAAAGCAGCCGACGGATGGTTATACTAACTGGACCGTTAAGCAGGGCCAATATGCTGTGCAGCCTCCAATTGAGGTACTCGAAAATATCTTCACTGTACGCATTCATCTTGATGATACAGATGCGGATAATGGCGCGCTTAAAGTGATCGCCGCCTCGCACATTAAAGGCATTTGTCGCCCAGAAAATATTGATTGGGAGAACGACCGCGAATATATTTGCGAAGTACCCGCGGGAGGCGTAATGATCATGAAGCCGCTGTTACTCCATGCCTCCAACCGTACAACAAATAACAACAACCGCCGGGTGATACACATTGAATTCAGCAGTTTGACATTGCCGGATGAATTGCAATGGGCTGAACGGATAGAAGTTATTTAG
- a CDS encoding KdsC family phosphatase codes for MESFLTRLKDITTFIFDVDGVLTDGSVFVADNGEQTRAFNIKDGYALQLAVKLGYNVCAISGSRSKSIIHRLNSLGITDVYIGARNKDERFKLYLEEKRIKATNVIYVGDDIPDLTVIQLAGLRVCPADAVEEIKAVCDYVSPIPGGKGCARDVIEKVLKVQGKWMNAEAYSW; via the coding sequence ATGGAGAGTTTTTTAACCAGGCTTAAAGATATTACCACCTTTATTTTTGATGTTGACGGTGTACTGACCGACGGCTCCGTATTTGTTGCCGATAACGGTGAGCAAACCCGTGCCTTTAATATTAAGGATGGTTATGCCCTACAATTAGCGGTTAAGCTGGGTTATAATGTATGCGCTATATCCGGTAGTCGTTCAAAAAGTATTATCCACCGTCTAAATAGTTTGGGTATAACTGACGTTTACATCGGTGCCCGTAACAAGGATGAGCGCTTTAAGCTATACCTGGAAGAGAAACGCATAAAAGCGACCAACGTAATTTATGTAGGCGATGATATTCCGGATTTGACGGTGATACAATTGGCCGGGTTGCGTGTTTGCCCAGCTGATGCTGTTGAAGAGATTAAGGCCGTGTGCGATTATGTTTCGCCTATACCAGGCGGCAAAGGATGCGCCCGCGACGTGATAGAAAAAGTACTCAAAGTACAAGGCAAATGGATGAACGCCGAAGCGTATAGCTGGTAA
- a CDS encoding nucleotide exchange factor GrpE yields the protein MKFTDMLKKKKKEHTNMQENNDELNEQTAAEQDTIQQTAEETTQEPTAEQKLKEELAQANDKYLRLYAEFDNFRRRTTKERVELLQTAGKEIIVSLLPVLDDFERAFKSMDQATDVVAVKAGVELIHSKLNNILAQKGLKPMEAVGEPFDADLHEAITNVPAPTEELKGKVIDQMEKGYYLGDKVVRFAKVIVGN from the coding sequence ATGAAATTTACTGATATGTTGAAGAAAAAAAAGAAAGAACATACCAATATGCAAGAGAATAACGACGAGCTGAACGAACAAACAGCTGCCGAACAAGATACCATTCAGCAAACAGCCGAAGAAACTACACAGGAGCCTACTGCTGAGCAAAAACTAAAAGAGGAACTGGCACAGGCTAACGACAAATATTTACGCCTTTATGCCGAGTTTGACAACTTTAGAAGACGCACTACCAAAGAACGTGTTGAATTGTTGCAAACCGCAGGTAAAGAGATCATTGTATCATTATTACCAGTATTGGACGACTTTGAGCGCGCCTTTAAATCAATGGACCAAGCGACTGACGTAGTTGCGGTTAAGGCTGGTGTTGAGCTTATACATAGCAAACTGAATAACATCCTGGCACAAAAAGGTTTAAAACCGATGGAAGCCGTTGGGGAGCCTTTTGATGCTGACCTGCACGAGGCCATCACCAATGTACCCGCGCCAACGGAGGAGCTGAAGGGTAAAGTGATAGACCAAATGGAAAAAGGCTACTACCTTGGCGATAAGGTGGTGCGCTTTGCAAAAGTTATTGTAGGGAATTAA
- the dnaJ gene encoding molecular chaperone DnaJ, with product MSKRDYYDVLGVSRNADADEIKKAYRKMAIKYHPDKNQGDKEAEEKFKEAAEAYEVLSNPEKRQRYNQFGHAANAQSAAGGGGYGGGGMNMEDIFSQFGDIFGGGSPFEGFFGGGGRQGGGGRRVARGSNLRIKVKLTLEEIANGAEKKIKVNKQVVCKTCDGSGAKDKSSFQTCKTCGGSGAVRRVTNTILGQMQTTSTCPTCNGEGSIITSKCNVCHGDGVVRGEETITINVPAGVSEGMQLSMSGKGNAAPRGGVPGDLIILIEEVPHETLKRDGNNIIYDLHISFIDAALGTSVEVPTIDGKAKIKIDAGTQGGKILRLKGKGVPEVNSYHRGDQLVHINIWTPKALSREERDLLEKLQSSPNFKPNPGKNEKSFFERMKEYFE from the coding sequence ATGTCAAAAAGAGATTATTACGACGTACTTGGGGTTTCGCGTAATGCCGATGCCGATGAGATAAAGAAGGCCTACCGCAAGATGGCCATCAAGTATCACCCTGACAAAAACCAGGGCGATAAGGAGGCAGAGGAAAAATTTAAGGAAGCGGCCGAAGCGTACGAGGTATTAAGCAACCCCGAAAAGCGCCAGCGCTACAACCAGTTCGGCCATGCGGCCAATGCGCAATCAGCAGCCGGTGGTGGCGGCTACGGTGGTGGCGGCATGAATATGGAAGACATATTCAGCCAGTTTGGCGATATATTTGGCGGCGGTAGTCCGTTTGAGGGTTTCTTTGGCGGCGGTGGCCGTCAAGGTGGCGGCGGCAGGCGTGTAGCCCGCGGCAGCAACCTGCGCATTAAGGTAAAGCTTACCCTTGAAGAGATTGCCAACGGTGCCGAAAAGAAAATCAAAGTAAACAAACAGGTAGTTTGTAAAACCTGTGACGGTAGCGGCGCTAAGGATAAATCATCCTTTCAAACCTGTAAAACCTGTGGCGGCAGCGGCGCGGTACGCAGGGTAACCAACACCATTTTAGGCCAGATGCAAACCACCAGCACCTGCCCTACCTGTAATGGCGAAGGCTCAATTATCACCTCAAAATGTAATGTTTGCCACGGCGACGGCGTTGTGCGCGGTGAGGAAACAATCACTATTAACGTACCTGCCGGTGTTAGCGAAGGTATGCAATTGAGTATGAGCGGTAAAGGTAACGCAGCGCCACGCGGCGGCGTACCAGGTGATCTGATCATCCTTATTGAGGAAGTACCTCACGAAACGCTTAAACGCGATGGCAACAATATAATTTACGATCTGCACATCAGTTTTATTGATGCGGCCTTAGGCACCAGTGTTGAGGTGCCAACCATTGACGGTAAAGCGAAGATCAAAATTGATGCAGGCACACAGGGCGGTAAAATACTTCGCCTTAAAGGCAAGGGTGTGCCGGAGGTAAATTCCTATCATCGTGGCGACCAACTGGTACACATCAACATCTGGACTCCAAAAGCACTAAGTCGCGAAGAACGCGACTTACTTGAAAAGCTGCAAAGCTCGCCCAACTTTAAACCCAACCCCGGCAAAAACGAGAAAAGCTTTTTTGAACGGATGAAGGAATATTTTGAGTAA
- the iscX gene encoding Fe-S cluster assembly protein IscX has translation MTQDKFALPINWNEYEDIAMGLYEKFGDDFTEAKIYRIRFTDLLEWVLTLPNFAGTREEANEGHLEQIQSAWVYEWRDNQ, from the coding sequence ATGACACAAGATAAATTTGCTTTGCCTATTAACTGGAACGAATATGAAGACATAGCCATGGGACTTTACGAAAAGTTTGGCGATGATTTCACCGAGGCGAAAATTTACCGAATACGTTTTACCGATTTGCTGGAGTGGGTATTAACCCTGCCAAACTTTGCCGGTACCCGCGAAGAAGCTAACGAAGGCCACCTGGAGCAGATTCAGTCGGCCTGGGTGTACGAATGGCGCGATAACCAATAA
- a CDS encoding 4Fe-4S dicluster domain-containing protein, with translation MAIKITDECINCGACEPECPNNAIYDAGAAWRFSDGTGLKGLIDFGDGNTLNAEEAQAALSDDIYYIVPDKCTECVGFHDEPQCAAVCPVDCCVDDEDIRETEEELLAKKDWLHMGE, from the coding sequence ATGGCGATCAAAATCACCGACGAATGCATAAACTGCGGGGCCTGCGAACCGGAATGCCCTAATAACGCTATTTATGATGCAGGTGCCGCCTGGCGTTTTTCTGATGGTACAGGTTTAAAGGGGCTAATCGATTTTGGCGATGGCAATACCCTGAATGCTGAAGAAGCTCAGGCTGCATTATCTGATGATATATATTATATAGTACCTGATAAGTGTACCGAATGTGTTGGTTTTCACGATGAACCACAGTGTGCTGCCGTTTGCCCGGTAGATTGTTGTGTTGACGATGAAGACATCCGCGAAACCGAAGAGGAGCTGCTGGCCAAGAAAGATTGGCTGCACATGGGTGAGTAA
- a CDS encoding Maf family nucleotide pyrophosphatase — protein MSKFPPVILASKSPRRQQLLQLMDVDFRVVLKEVDESFPEGLTPEEVAVYIATQKAEAFDEDVTDEVVLTADTIVTLDGEIIGKPESAEQAVEMLKKLSGRVHRVVTGVCLFYKGEYNKFFDVSEVFFRKLTDDEIQSYVDDYQPLDKAGSYGIQERIGLIGIERINGSYTNVVGLPTEKVYQQLLRLV, from the coding sequence ATGAGCAAATTTCCTCCCGTAATATTGGCTTCCAAATCACCTCGCAGACAACAGTTGTTGCAACTGATGGATGTTGATTTTCGTGTGGTGTTGAAAGAAGTGGACGAGAGTTTTCCTGAAGGGCTAACACCTGAGGAAGTTGCCGTATACATCGCTACCCAAAAAGCCGAAGCCTTTGACGAAGATGTTACCGACGAGGTAGTACTCACCGCAGATACTATTGTAACACTTGACGGTGAGATAATAGGTAAACCTGAATCGGCCGAGCAGGCAGTGGAGATGCTTAAAAAACTATCGGGCAGGGTACACCGCGTGGTTACGGGTGTGTGCCTGTTTTACAAAGGAGAGTACAACAAATTTTTTGATGTAAGCGAGGTTTTCTTCCGCAAGCTGACTGATGACGAGATACAAAGTTATGTAGACGACTATCAGCCACTGGACAAAGCCGGATCATACGGTATTCAGGAGCGTATTGGCCTGATCGGCATCGAGCGCATCAATGGCTCATACACCAACGTGGTTGGCCTGCCTACCGAAAAGGTTTACCAGCAATTATTACGATTGGTTTAA
- a CDS encoding 2Fe-2S iron-sulfur cluster-binding protein produces the protein MNVFKVKINFEEKDHQTIELPIAEGESVLDVCLENGIELQHNCGGVCGCSTCHIYVNKGMDNVQEISDKEEDFIDRAVNPRINSRLGCQCVIIDGDIEVTLPDQSQFLGH, from the coding sequence ATGAATGTTTTTAAAGTAAAGATAAACTTTGAGGAGAAGGACCATCAGACCATCGAACTCCCGATAGCCGAAGGCGAATCGGTACTGGATGTTTGTTTGGAGAACGGGATTGAGCTTCAGCATAACTGCGGCGGCGTTTGCGGGTGCAGTACCTGCCACATATACGTAAACAAAGGCATGGATAACGTGCAGGAAATATCAGACAAGGAAGAGGATTTTATTGACCGCGCGGTAAACCCACGCATCAACTCACGCCTGGGCTGCCAATGCGTTATTATTGATGGCGATATTGAAGTTACCCTGCCCGATCAATCACAATTTTTAGGACACTAA
- a CDS encoding acyl-CoA reductase, with amino-acid sequence MSNYNPDTYIQAFAALGEYLRQPDEQLQNIIQTEKQQNAWFTPENIQSAIDSIANNLTIFNLNEWLAGYDINANRQPKNVGLVLAGNIPLVGFHDVLCVILSGNKALIKASTQDSRLIRFLLNKLVEINSTIVGSFAFVDRLQDFNAVIATGSDNTSRYFEYYFGKVPHIIRKNRNSIALLTGNETREELHALGHDIFGYYGLGCRNVSKVLVPAGYDFRNFFESIESYSEVNNHHKYHNNYDYNKSIYLVNRDKHYDNGFLLVKQDERLASPLAVLFYEEYDSLEAAQQQIISNTDKIQCVVSEAGLQVNNQVVKFGQSQQPGLADYADGIDTMKFLADL; translated from the coding sequence ATGTCAAATTACAATCCGGATACATATATACAGGCTTTTGCCGCGCTGGGCGAATACCTGCGCCAGCCTGATGAGCAACTGCAAAACATCATCCAAACGGAGAAACAACAGAACGCCTGGTTCACGCCCGAGAACATTCAATCGGCTATTGATTCCATAGCCAACAACCTAACTATATTTAACCTGAATGAATGGTTAGCTGGTTACGACATAAATGCCAACAGACAGCCCAAAAACGTAGGCCTGGTACTGGCGGGCAATATTCCGCTGGTGGGTTTTCACGACGTGTTGTGCGTAATTTTGTCGGGCAATAAGGCGCTCATCAAAGCCTCAACGCAGGATAGCCGCCTGATACGCTTTCTGCTTAATAAACTGGTGGAGATCAACAGTACAATCGTGGGCAGCTTTGCTTTTGTTGACAGGCTACAGGATTTTAACGCGGTGATAGCTACCGGCAGTGATAATACCTCGCGCTATTTTGAGTACTATTTTGGTAAGGTGCCTCACATCATCCGCAAAAACCGTAACAGCATAGCGCTGCTTACCGGTAACGAAACACGCGAAGAACTACATGCACTCGGCCATGATATTTTTGGTTATTATGGGCTGGGCTGCCGCAACGTGTCAAAAGTACTGGTACCTGCTGGTTATGATTTTAGGAACTTTTTTGAGTCGATTGAGAGCTACAGCGAGGTTAACAATCACCATAAGTATCACAACAATTACGATTACAATAAATCAATATACCTGGTAAACCGCGACAAGCATTACGATAACGGCTTTTTGCTGGTAAAGCAGGATGAAAGGTTGGCCTCGCCCCTGGCGGTTCTGTTCTATGAGGAATATGATAGCCTGGAAGCCGCTCAACAACAAATCATCAGCAATACTGATAAAATTCAATGCGTGGTAAGCGAAGCAGGCTTGCAGGTAAATAACCAGGTGGTGAAATTTGGGCAAAGCCAGCAACCCGGCCTTGCTGATTATGCCGATGGAATTGATACCATGAAATTTTTGGCTGATCTTTAA
- a CDS encoding fructose-6-phosphate aldolase — protein sequence MYIIKVKGVAKIPDYVQLRDDKFTLLAYFRVDRPDKSLDKVGLGDKSEQIMNIIKDLPFGQILKLEL from the coding sequence ATGTATATTATAAAAGTAAAGGGCGTTGCCAAAATACCGGATTATGTGCAACTGCGTGACGACAAGTTTACGCTGCTTGCCTATTTCAGGGTTGACAGGCCCGATAAATCGCTTGACAAAGTGGGGCTCGGTGATAAATCCGAGCAGATTATGAACATTATTAAAGACCTGCCTTTCGGGCAGATTTTAAAATTAGAGCTGTAA
- a CDS encoding Rossmann-like and DUF2520 domain-containing protein — protein sequence MRITITGSGNVATHMAAAFKNAGHRIVQVYSPTMQNAALLAYHVGAEAIDDMAAINTETDLFIIAVKDDAIMDVAKQLAPYNKLMVHTSGATSISALEIFTNNCGVFYPLQTFSKIRELNFLNVPLCIEGADDDITKQLQQLAQTISNKVYKVSTGQRKILHLAAVFACNFPNYLYHVAEQLLNQNQLDFDIIRPLIDETAEKVQHTSPAKVQTGPAVRGDQKTMQAHLELLDNNADLQAVYRMLSQAIIKMDKSE from the coding sequence ATGCGTATTACCATTACCGGGTCGGGCAATGTGGCTACACACATGGCCGCGGCTTTTAAAAACGCGGGCCACCGTATTGTGCAGGTTTATAGCCCAACCATGCAGAACGCCGCCCTATTGGCTTACCATGTAGGGGCGGAGGCTATTGATGATATGGCCGCCATCAACACCGAAACAGATCTGTTTATAATCGCTGTAAAGGATGATGCCATTATGGATGTGGCCAAGCAACTGGCTCCGTATAATAAGCTCATGGTGCATACCTCGGGTGCTACCAGTATTTCGGCACTGGAAATATTTACCAATAACTGCGGCGTGTTTTACCCACTGCAAACCTTCAGCAAGATCCGCGAACTCAATTTTTTGAACGTGCCGCTATGCATCGAGGGGGCGGATGATGATATAACCAAACAACTGCAACAGCTTGCCCAAACCATTAGCAACAAGGTCTACAAAGTAAGTACGGGTCAGCGCAAAATATTGCATCTGGCAGCCGTGTTCGCTTGTAATTTCCCTAACTATCTATACCACGTTGCCGAACAGTTGCTCAACCAAAATCAATTGGATTTTGATATCATCAGGCCGTTAATTGATGAAACGGCGGAAAAGGTGCAGCATACATCGCCTGCAAAAGTACAAACCGGCCCGGCGGTACGCGGCGATCAAAAAACCATGCAGGCGCATTTGGAGCTGTTAGATAATAATGCTGACTTACAGGCCGTTTACCGCATGCTAAGTCAGGCCATTATCAAAATGGATAAATCAGAATAA
- a CDS encoding cell division ATP-binding protein FtsE — protein sequence MIGNSIIKLTGVDIFQQKHLVLSNVNLHIDKNDFVWLIGQTGSGKSSLLKILYGDLSIASGSGYACGYDLGKLADRDVPFLRRKLGIVFQDFQLLTDRTIEQNLHFVLNATGWTDKKLVTDRTLDVLEKVGLRSKLKKMPHELSGGEQQRVVIARALLNDPEIILADEPTGNLDPDTSEEIVMLLKQISQQMGTAVVVATHDYHIIRTFPSRIIKCENGKVLEDVQIA from the coding sequence ATGATTGGAAATTCTATTATAAAACTTACCGGCGTTGATATATTTCAGCAAAAACACCTGGTGCTGTCAAACGTAAACCTGCATATTGATAAAAATGATTTTGTTTGGCTGATCGGCCAAACCGGATCGGGCAAGAGCAGCTTGTTGAAAATATTATACGGCGATTTGAGCATTGCCAGTGGCAGCGGTTACGCCTGCGGATATGACCTGGGCAAACTGGCCGATCGTGATGTGCCCTTTCTGCGCCGCAAACTCGGGATAGTTTTTCAGGATTTTCAGTTACTTACAGATCGTACTATCGAACAAAACCTGCACTTTGTACTTAACGCCACCGGTTGGACAGATAAGAAACTGGTAACAGACCGCACGCTCGATGTGCTGGAAAAAGTTGGCCTGCGCTCAAAACTTAAAAAAATGCCGCACGAACTATCGGGCGGCGAGCAGCAGCGTGTAGTTATTGCCCGTGCCTTGCTTAACGATCCGGAGATTATCCTGGCCGATGAGCCTACCGGTAACCTCGACCCTGATACATCCGAAGAAATTGTAATGCTGCTTAAACAAATAAGCCAGCAGATGGGTACTGCTGTTGTTGTAGCCACGCACGATTACCATATTATCCGCACTTTTCCATCGCGTATCATCAAATGCGAAAATGGTAAAGTATTAGAGGATGTGCAGATAGCGTGA